Proteins from a genomic interval of Trichoderma breve strain T069 chromosome 2, whole genome shotgun sequence:
- a CDS encoding dnaJ domain-containing protein: protein MILRGAIFVLLALVSLAFCAEDFYKLLGVDKSATDKQLKSAYRQLSKKYHPDKNPGDETAHEKFVQVSEAYEVLSDSELRKVYDRYGHEGVKSHRQGGGGGGGDPYDLFSRFFGGHGHFGRSNREPRGSNIEVQVEISLRDFYNGATTEFQWEKQHICERCEGSGSADGKVETCNVCGGHGIRIVKQQLVPGMFQQMQVRCDHCGGSGKTIKNKCPICHGSRVERKLATISLTVERGVARDSKVVFENEADQSPDWVPGDLIVNLGEKAPSYDDNPDRVDGTFFRRKGHDLYWTEVLSLREAWMGGWTRNLTHLDKHVVRLGRERGQVIQSGHVETVPGEGMPKWHEEGESVYHTHEFGNLYVTYEVILPDQMDKKMEGEFWDLWEKWRLKKGVDLHKDSGRPDKPHERDEL from the exons ATGATACTTCGCGGGGCGATCTTCGTCTTGCTGGCGCTGGTATCGCTTGCGTTCTGCGCCGAAGACTTTTACAAA CTTCTGGGAGTCGACAAATCTGCCACAGACAAGCAGCTGAAGTCTGCGTATCGACAGCTCTCCAAGAAATACCACCCAGACAAGAACCC AGGCGATGAAACTGCGCACGAGAAATTCGTTCAAGTGTCCGAAGCCTACGAAGTCCTAAGCGATTCCGAGCTTCGCAAGGTCTACGATCGCTATGGTCACGAGGGCGTCAAGTCCCATCGCCAgggtggtggcggtggtggtggtgatcCCTATGACCTGTTCAGCAGATTCTTCGGTGGCCACGGCCACTTCGGCAGATCTAACCGTGAGCCCCGAGGCAGCAACATCGAAGTTCAAGTAGAGATTTCCCTTCGCGACTTTTACAACGGCGCAACTACCGAGTTCCAGTGGGAGAAGCAGCATATCTGTGAAAGGTGCGAGGGATCGGGCAGTGCAGACGGAAAGGTCGAGACCTGCAATGTTTGCGGTGGACACGGTATCCGGAttgtcaagcagcagcttgttcctGGCATGTTCCAGCAGATGCAGGTTCGCTGCGATCACTGTGGCGGCTCAGGAAAGACCATTAAGAACAAGTGCCCCATCTGTCATGGCAGCCGTGTCGAGCGAAAGTTGGCGACCATTAGCCTGACCGTGGAGAGAGGCGTCGCACGAGACTCCAAAGTGGTGTTTGAGAACGAAGCCGACCAGAGTCCCGACTGGGTTCCCGGTGATCTCATTGTCAACCTTGGCGAGAAGGCTCCATCCTACGACGACAACCCCGATCGCGTCGATGGCACTTTCTTCCGGCGCAAAGGCCACGACCTGTACTGGACCGAAGTCCTCTCCCTTCGCGAGGCCTGGATGGGTGGCTGGACTCGCAACCTCACCCACCTCGACAAGCATGTTGTTCGTCTGGGTCGCGAACGAGGCCAGGTCATTCAGAGCGGACATGTGGAAACCGTTCCTGGAGAAGGTATGCCCAAGTGGCACGAAGAGGGCGAGAGCGTTTACCACACCCACGAATTTGGAAACCTATATGTTACATATGAAGTGATCTTGCCAGACcagatggacaagaagatggagggcgAATTCTGGGACCTCTGGGAGAAGTGGAGGCTCAAGAAGGGCGTGGACTTGCACAAAGATAGCGGGCGGCCTGACAAGCCGCATGAACGCGATGAGTTATGA
- a CDS encoding fungal specific transcription factor domain-containing protein has product MSNKGESVILPSNAVFLVHKVSSSKPGREIQWETRSKTMRAAPDPTPLATTAASTSKSVKAKSEAADGASWEFVSYTPRKDQQLARRPKDKRRRRNEAPTVSPKERAVVPIKQQPQPKLSLSQNPSANFPDLPVTLVGHALLYINFYFHSIAADAYTLPCLMFNPAKRDWFPRMMQDEVWRCIILSLSASSLAAVTGASSNYVDSHTLLDEALRQLKGRVASGALPSDQTLGAISCLSMWSNEQGNYDKAWIHAKGLAELVKLRGGFSKIHEGMRSKLYRGVFDIAVDLDRPPLIEGLCDSPSTTSEDSPYSEVSEASSSECRIPSSLFSIFQDVLQVSTTIEDAMTRNIKLDTTYLYETVFGLYNRLLNCQSDTMPSCDDSLRICLITYIKSIVSTDRLNVTSMNLVRKLQASIQGCLQSSAPLTRWKLFIGGMAATDGTAEQQWFLQQLATATSENNMTGEAGWKSLQAELSDILLIKPIHETAGYKLWLQIEEARST; this is encoded by the exons ATGTCGAACAAAGGCGAGAGCGTCATTCTCCCCAGCAATGCCGTCTTCCTGGTCCACAAGGTCAGCAGCTCTAAACCCGGGCGCGAGATTCAATGGGAGACTCGCTCCAAGACGATGCGCGCAGCTCCCGACCCAACTCCCCTGGCAACTACAGCAGCAAGCACAAGTAAAagcgtcaaggccaagagcgAGGCTGCCGACGGAGCATCGTGGGAGTTTGTCTCCTATACACCTCGCAAGGACCAGCAACTAGCAAGGCGACCAAAAGACAAGCGCAGGCGGCGGAATGAAGCTCCAACCGTCTCACCCAAAGAGCGAGCTGTCGTTCCTATAaaacagcagccgcagccgaaGTTGTCATTGTCTCAAAATCCAAGCGCCAACTTTCCAGATCTACCTGTGACCCTGGTTGGGCATGCGCTgctttatataaactttt ACTTTCACTCAATAGCCGCTGACGCTTACACCCTTCCATGCCTGATGTTCAACCCCGCCAAAAGGGACTGGTTCCCTCGAATGATGCAGGACGAAGTCTGGCGGTGCATCATCTTATCTCTATCCGCCAGCTCGCTTGCTGCAGTGACGGGAGCTTCTTCCAACTATGTAGATTCCCACACTCTTCTCGATGAAGCGCTGCGGCAACTCAAGGGCCGAGTTGCATCGGGCGCTCTTCCCTCTGATCAAACACTGGGGGCAATTTCGTGCCTTTCCATGTGGAGC AATGAACAAGGCAATTATGACAAGGCATGGATTCACGCCAAAGGCCTCGCAGAACTCGTCAAGTTACGAGGAGGCTTCTCCAAGATTCATGAGGGGATGAGATCCAAGTTATACCG AGGCGTTTTTGATATCGCGGTAGACCTGGATAGACCCCCACTTATAGAGGGTCTATGTGACTCTCCAAGTACTACCTCTGAAGATAGTCCATACTCGGAAGTATCTGAAGCCTCCTCATCTGAATGCCGGATTCCATCGAGTCTTTTCAGCATATTTCAGGATGTCTTACAAGTCAGCACCACTATTGAAGATGCAATGACTCGAAACATCAAGCTGGACACGACTTATCTCTATGAGACTGTCTTTGGGCTCTACAACCGCCTGCTCAATTGTCAATCCGACACAATGCCCAGTTGCGACGACAGCCTGCGAATCTGCCTCATCACATACATCAAATCCATCGTATCAACAGATCGTCTGAACGTGACATCGATGAATTTGGTCCGCAAGCTCCAAGCTTCCATCCAAGGCTGTCTACAATCTTCAGCACCGCTGACAAGGTGGAAGCTATTTATCGGCGGCATGGCTGCTACAGATGGGACCGCCGAACAGCAGTGGTTCCTCCAACAACTGGCAACTGCCACATCAGAGAACAACATGACTGGTGAGGCTGGCTGGAAGTCACTGCAGGCGGAGCTGAGCGACATCTTGTTGATTAAGCCAATCCATGAGACCGCCGGCTATAAACTATGGCTGCAAATTGAAGAAGCCCGTTCTACTTGA